The sequence CTCGGTCTCGGGCTTGTGATCGTCGTGCTGATGGTCCTCGCGACCGAAGGGATGTGAGCCTCAGATCTCGGCCCACTTGCCGTGGCCTTCCCACACCCGGACGTGCAGCGGGAACTTGATCTTCGCCTGGAGCCGCTTCGAAATCAGCTCGCAGATGTTCTCGACGGTCGGGTACTCGAGGAAGTCGTTCCAGTCTTTGTGGTCGTACTCGGCGAGGATCGTGCGCAACGCCTTCTTGATCTCCGCGAAGTCGAGGAGCATCCCGCCCTTGTGCTCCCCTTCGATGGTGACGTCGATCTGGTACGTGTGACCGTGGAGGGACCCGCAACGCTCGTGGCCCGGGAGGTGGTGCGCGCAGTCGATGTACTCCGTGACCCCGAGCTTCATCGTCCGCACGAAGAGCCCGGCGGCCATAAAGATTGGCCACCGCGGCCATCAAATCGGCGTCACGGTGAGGAACCTCAACGGTCCCGTACCCCGCTGCATGAACTGGTGTTCCTCGTTCGACTGGACGAGCAGCACGACGCCCGGGCGGAGGACGAGCTTCGAGCCGCCGATGATCGCGGTCCCGCGGCCTTCCGTGACGACGAGCTGGTGGTCCCACTCGTGGCGGTGCATCGCGGAGTATCCGCCCTTGCCCAGGATCAGCTCGTGCATCGAGGTCTTCCGCGCGCCGTCCTCGCGCCCGATGAGCTGGCGCATCTTGACGTTGTAGCTGCCGTCCTCCAGGAAACGCACGGGCCCGACGGACCGGACCGTCGTCGTGTACATGGTGTGCGGCCGGGGAATCGCCCCACCCGAATAAGATTTGCGTCTCGTCCGCTCACGCCTCGTGCGCGACCGGATCCTCGACGCCGACGGCGGCGAATGCGGTGCGCCGCTCCTTGCACGACTCGCAGGTGCCGCAGTGGACGTCGCGGTCCCAGTAGCAGGACCACGTGATGTCGAATGGGACGTTCATCTCAAGGCCCATCCGCACGACTTCCTCCTTCGACTTGCCGCTCAGCGGCACGAGGATCTGCACCGGCGACTTGTCGTACGACCAGAGGCTCAGGTGGAACACGCTGTTCAGGAAGTTGAAGAACTTCGGACTCGCGTCGGGGAACGACTCCGGGTCGATTCCGTTGTGTCCGCCGACGATGTACCGCACCCCGCCGAGCTCCGCGTAATAGCCCGCGAGGGCGTAGAAAATCAGGTTCCTCCCGGGGATGTAGCCCTCGGGGGACTCGAGGAGCAGCCGGTTCTCGATCCCCTGCGCGCGGAGGTCGTGGACCTCCTTCAGGAAGGGGAGATCGACGTGGCGGGCGTTTTCGATGCCGCTCCGTTCGGTGAGTGCGGCGATGGCGGCGTTCTCGCGCCGCGGCCGACCGAAGTAGTCGAACGTCAGCGGCTGGAGGTCCCAGCCCCGCGCCTTCGCCCACCACAGCGTCACGGCCGAGTCGATGCCGCCGGAAAGCAGGACGATCGCGCGGTCCATGCATCATGCCGCCTGGGCCCCTCGTCGAAGTCGCGAGGGACCCGCGGACGGGAGCCCTCGGCGCCATAAATATCTGTCCCAGGAACGGACACGCGTCGGTGCTTCGGTCGCTACGCGGCGGGCGGCGGAGGCACGTGGTACGGCTGCCACAGGACGGACAGCTCGTCCTCGATTCCCTCGATCGTCTCGCCCGACCAGTGCACGAGCCGCGCGCCGTACCGGTCCTGGAGCACCGCGAGCAGGTGACGCAGCCGGTGGACGATATCCTCCGTCTGGCCAGACTTCACGAGCACCGCCGCGACGACCCCGCTGTCG is a genomic window of Thermoplasmata archaeon containing:
- a CDS encoding 6-carboxytetrahydropterin synthase, whose product is MKLGVTEYIDCAHHLPGHERCGSLHGHTYQIDVTIEGEHKGGMLLDFAEIKKALRTILAEYDHKDWNDFLEYPTVENICELISKRLQAKIKFPLHVRVWEGHGKWAEI
- a CDS encoding cupin domain-containing protein, with translation MYTTTVRSVGPVRFLEDGSYNVKMRQLIGREDGARKTSMHELILGKGGYSAMHRHEWDHQLVVTEGRGTAIIGGSKLVLRPGVVLLVQSNEEHQFMQRGTGPLRFLTVTPI
- a CDS encoding 7-cyano-7-deazaguanine synthase translates to MDRAIVLLSGGIDSAVTLWWAKARGWDLQPLTFDYFGRPRRENAAIAALTERSGIENARHVDLPFLKEVHDLRAQGIENRLLLESPEGYIPGRNLIFYALAGYYAELGGVRYIVGGHNGIDPESFPDASPKFFNFLNSVFHLSLWSYDKSPVQILVPLSGKSKEEVVRMGLEMNVPFDITWSCYWDRDVHCGTCESCKERRTAFAAVGVEDPVAHEA